The following is a genomic window from Nitrospirota bacterium.
TTGTTATTGGCCGCTGCTTATTTTTTCGAGCACTTCCTCGAAGGAGGAGAGGCTCGGCTTTATGTAATGCGGTACGGTCGTATGTCCCTGCAGTGCCTCCTGCGTCTTAAGACCGTTTCCGGTAATGCAGATGACCGTCATCTCATCGCGCTTAATTTTGCCGCTTTGGATCAGTTTCCGGGTTGAAGCCAGGGTAACGCCGCCCGTGGTCTCGGCAAAGATACCTTCTGTCTTTGCGAGAAGCTTTATGGCATCGATGATCTCCTGGTCTGAAACATCCTCGGCATGGCCGCCGGTCTCCCTGATCACCTGGGACGCATAAAAACCGTCCGCAGGATTGCCAATGGCGAGGGATTTTGCGATGGTATTAGGCTTCACCGGCCGGATAATATCGGTGCCGGCCTTGACCGCAGCGGCAATGGGGTTGCAGCCGGTTGCCTGAGAGCCGAAGATCTTTGTATTGAGGTCCTTTAATATGCCTATCTCTTTGAACTCCTTGAGCGCTTTCCATACCTTGGTCAGAAGCGATCCGCTTGCGCAGGGCACAACGATATTGTCAGGGGCCTTCCATCCAAGCTGCTCTGCAATCTCAAATCCGATCGTCTTTGATCCCTCGGCATAGAATGGTCTGATGTTGATATTTACAAAAGCCCACCGGTATTTGTTGGCAACCTCACTGCAGAGCCTGTTGACTTCGTCGTAATTGCCGTCCACCGCAATGAGATTCGGTTCATAGACCAGCGAGGCCACGATTTTGCTCGCCTCAAGCGTTGCAGGGATAAAAATGAAACGGTTGAACCCTGCACGCGCCCCATGGGCAGATACCGAATGAGCAAGGTTGCCCGTGGAGGCACAGGCGACCGTATCGAACTTAAACTCTTTTGCCTTGGTCAAAGCAACAGCGACTACCCGGTCTTTGAACGAGAGCGTGGGATGGACAACCGTATCGTCTTTGATATAGAGCTCATCGATGCCAAGCGCCTTCGCAAGGCGGTCTGCCCTGATGAGCGGGGTGTACCCGGAGTTAAGGCCCACCTGGGGTTCACCGTCAATAGGCAAAAGTTCCCGATAGCGCCAGAGGTTTTCAGGACGCTGCGCTATTTTTTCTCTCGTAATCGCCTGAGCAATCGACGTATAGTCATAGGCTACTTCGAGCGGACCAAAACAGAACTCGCAGACATAAATAGGATCAACAGGATATTCCCTGCCGCATTCCCTGCATTTCAGTCCTTTAACATGTCCCATCGTATCAACCTCTCCTGCGTAAAGTTCCTTATTTTACTGCAAATAACCAATAATTGAAATAGCACTCAGGATGTCAGGGCCGCTGCCTGTGCTTTGCCTCATCCCAGAGACTATCCATCTCTGCAAGACTCATGTCAGAGAGCTTCCCGCCCCTTTCAGCCGCAGCCATCTCGATATATCTGAAGCGGGATATGAATTTGCCGATCGTTTTTCTGAGTGCCTCTTCAGGGTTCACACCGATAAAGCGGGAGATGTTCACGATCATGAAGAGGATATCTCCGAGTTCATCTTCGATCGAGGCTTCCTTTCTGCTTTTCACGGCGTCCTTGAATTCAGCCACTTCCTCATCGAGCTTGGCGAGTACGTCATCGATCTTCTCCCAGTCAAAGCCGACCTTCGACGCGCGGTCCTGAAGTTTTCTGGCGCGCAGAAGCGCGGGCATGGTCTTCGGCACACCCTCAAGGATCGACTCAAGCTGCTTGCCTTCCTTTTTTTTGTGCTCGTCCCATTTGACCAAAACCTCTTCAGACGTTCTGATGTCTGAGTCCCCAAACACATGAGGATGGCGGGAAATCATTTTCTTTGCAATGCCATCTATGACATCGCCGAGCCCGAACTCGCCCTTTTCTTCCGCTACCCGGCTCTGAAACACGATCTGAAACAGGAGATCGCCTAATTCTTCCTTCACTGCCTCGGGGTTTTTCTCATCAATAGCATCAAGCACCTCATACGCCTCTTCGATAATGAAGGGCTTAAGCGATTCCCTCGTCTGCTCCCTGTCCCAGGGACAGCCCTTCTCCCCCCGGAGCGCAGCCATGATCGTTACCAGTTCTTCAAGGTTCATGGACCATATCATAGAGACAGAAATGAAATCGTGTCAAACACCTATAGCAGCCAAAGGCTGACCGGCCAAGGACAATTCCATGAAGGGTTGACACAGTTGCCGACTATCTGTTGACAACAGACCTTAACCAAATTAGAATGAAACCGTATCCATAACTCCTCCAGAAAAATACATACGATAGAAAGATCGAGGCCGCGACTCTTAGCAGAGCGCATATCATCAATTACGATATAAGGGAGATACCGATGCCGCTTCTAACCGCAGACCTGAAGAAGTATCATTACTTTTCGAGCCTCTCCGATAGCTCACTCGACCTGCTTGCAGAGCAAGTCTCCGAAGTAATGTTTCCTGCAGGCAGTGAAATCATACAGGAAGGCTCGGTAGGCGATTCTTTTTATTTCGTAAAACAGGGCGAGCTTGAGGTTACCAAAAAGACAAAAACCGGCCAGGAGGCAAAGCTGTCGGTTGTTCGAAGCGGGCAGGGCTTTGGAGAGATGGCGCTGCTGACCTGTTCGGTCCGTTCGAGTTCGGTCCGTTCAATAACCGATGTCAGTCTGTATAAACTCTCGAAAAAGGCGTTTGAAGATATGGTGCTGCATGAATCAGCTTTTAAGGCAATGCTTTCGAGAAAAGACGAGGATTATTCGCATTTCAGCAGCATAAAGACCCTGCAGCCGTTCCAGCTCCTCGATCCTGAGAAGATGTGTGCCGTAATAGAAAAGATGGAGGAAAAGGATTACCGTGCCGGTGAAAATATCATTGTGCAGGGTGAAAAAGGTGACATCTATTACATCATCAAAGCCGGCCGTGTCGCCGTATTAAAGACGAAAAAAGGAGAGCAGGAGTCCCAGCAGATAGCGGTATTAGGCGAAGGAGAGGCCTTTGGAGAAGAAGCGCTCATCAGGTGCGATCCGCGTAATGCGACCTGTCAGGCGCTTGAAGAGACAACGGTTTTTACCCTTTTAAAAAGAGATTTTGATCAGATCGTAAAACCTTCATTTCTCGACAATATCTTTCCCGAAGATATCAATGTAGACACATGCCTGGACGAGTATACGATCATCGATGCCAGAATACCTCCCGAATATGCTGAAGAGCATATCTATGGAGCAGTGAATATCCCGGTTGAAGAATTGCGATATCAGTGCTCCACATTTGATAAGTCAAAAAAATACATCACGTACTGTCTCAATGATTCACGGGGTATGGTCGCCGCATTTCTCCTGAAAAACCGGGGGTTCAATGCACAATGTCTCCGGGGAGGTATAAGCGGCTGGGAGGGAAGACTGGAGACGGGTTCCGATGGCATACACCTGCCCCAGGGGTGACAGGCTGCCACCGCCTGCCCTGCGGCATGGCTGAGTTCCTATACATCCATATTCCATTTTGCGCAAGGAAATGCATATACTGTGACTTCCTCTCGGTTCCCTATGATGAGGCCCTTGCGGAGCAATATACCAACGCACTCTGCAGGGAATTGGAGCTGAAAAAAGACCTTGCAGGAACTCTGAAAACGGTCTTTGTGGGCGGCGGCACGCCCTCCATACTTCCAAACTCATGTCTTGACCGGATGTTTGCCTGCATCGCGGACAATTACAATCGTGCCGAAAATGCAGAAATAACCGTGGAAGCAAACCCCGGGACCTTGACCGAAGCAAAGGTCAGGACACTGATCTCGCGCGGCGTCAACCGCCTGAGTCTCGGCATTCAATCCTTCAGCAACAGCGAACTTCGGACTCTGGGAAGGATCCATAACGCAGAAACAGCCATACAGTCTGCCGAAATGGTCCGTTTATCAGGCATGGAGAATTTCTCCCTTGATCTTATATACGGCATTCCGGGACAGGACATGCAAACCTGGAAGGATTCCCTGCAACAGGCGATTGCCCTTTCTCCAAAACATATCTCTGCATACGAGCTGACCCCGGAGCCCGGGACACCCCTTAGGAGTTCCCTTGATTCAGGTGACTGCAGCATGCCAGGTGAAGAGCTGGTCCTCGACATGTCTGACTTCGCGGTCGATCGTCTCTCGGCGTCGGGATATGAGCAGTATGAGATATCGAATTACTCGTTGCCGGGATATCGCTGTGCACACAACCTGAATTACTGGGACCGCGGCGACTACCTCGCTGCCGGAGCCGGCGCGCATGGGTTCATTAAGGGATACCGTACAAGGAATACGTCCAGCATCAAGCAATACATAGAAAAACTGGAAAATGATACAGACCCTGAGATGGAGAAAACAGCATTATCCCGCGAAGACGCGTTGAGGGAGTTTGTCTTTCTCGGTCTTCGTAAAACTGAGGGAATACGACTCGACGATGCCGCCGAGTTCGGTCTGGACCTTGCGGCTGCAAGCGATGAATTGTTCCGGCTGCGCCTGGTCGAATCGACCACATGCCACTTGCGGCTCACCAGAAAGGGACAGCATATCGCCAATGAAGTAATTGTGCGGTTACTTGGGGGCCTCGGCCTCTGATTCCGTCAGCCTTTTCTTCTTTCGTCTGTCCAGAACCTCGGCAAGAAAGGGCAACAGAAGGGACCCTCCCGGCAGCAGGAAGATGATGAGCACCGGGACGTAAGAAGCCAAATGCCGGATATGTTTTTTCAATGTCTGCTTCTCTTCCTTTGTCCAGCCCGTTCCCGTGTTGACCGGCTTCATGAAAAGGACCATAAAGCCATTCATCAAAAGAGCTTCACGCAGGAGCAGTTCCCTGTTCTTCGCAATGAGTCTCTGCAGGACAAAACGGATCACCGCAGCGGCTTACCCGCACCCACAGATTTCACCACGAAGCCGGTTGCTACGCAGAGATTTTCTTCAGAAGCCAGGCCATATTCTCGCCGAGATGTCTGAAGGTTGTTACGCCCTCTTCATCCTTCAGGACCTCGCCTGGGTTCCTGCCCTGACCAATGCTCCAGTAGCTCGAGCCGGGAATGATCATATGACTGATGCCGAAAAAGTAGTTGATGCTTGAGTACACGTCCGTCCCTCCGGCACGTCTGAACGATACCACGGCTGCACCTGCCTTGCGTTTGAAGAGATGGTCATTTGCCCTGGCAACAAGACCTGCACGGTCTATGAGCGCCTTTACCTCGGTCGAGACATTTGCAAAATAGGTCGGAGAACCTATGATGATCCCGTCAGCGCTGATCATCTTTTCGACAAACGTATTGAGCCCGTCATTCTGTATGCAGCGCTTATTCTTCAGCTCAAAGCATTTATAACAGGCCTTGCATCCTTTGATATCGGTGCCGCCCAGCTGAAGATACTCGGTCTCGATCCCTTCCTTCTTCAGTTCCTCTAACACAATGTTGATCGCATCACGGGTGTTTCCTTCTTTTCTCGGACTACCGTTTAAGGCAACGACTTTCATGGCTTCACTCCTTTTGATGAAAACGTTATTACGCATTCCCGGATCTTTTTTGCGGTTCTTGAAAAGATACCTGACTTTACAGTAATATTCAACTTATGCAGAAACTCCTGAGAAGTCTTGTTCAGAAGAATAGATCGAAGATCATACTGGTGGTTCTTGACGGACTGGGAGGCCTTCCCGTCAATGGCAGGACCGAGCTTGATTCGGCGGTGACGCCGAACATGGACAGCCTCGCCAGGACAGCGGCCTGCGGACTGCATACCCCGGTTGCACCGGGCATAACACCCGGCAGCGGCCCCGGCCATCTTTCACTGTTCGGCTATGATCCGCTTGAGTTTCAGATCGGCAGAGGAATCCTCGAGGCGCTCGGTCTCGGCCTTGAGATCAGAAAAACCGATGTAGCAGTCCGGTGTAACTATGCAACCATCAGGGATGGACTGATCGTGGACCGGCGGGCCGGTCGCATACCGACCGAGCAGAGCAGAAAACTGACTGAGCGGCTGCAGAAAGAGATCACAAGGGTCGATGACGCAGAGATCACGTTTGCAGCAGGCATGGAGCACCGTTTTGCAGTTGTAATGCGCTTCCCCGAAGAACTTGCCAACGACGCGGCACAGATACCTGACACAGACCCTCAGCAGGAAGGGAAGGCACCGCTTGCGCCTCAACCGCTTTCAGGCAGTGCGGAAAAAGTCGCCACCGCAGCCGCAAAGGTCATCGCGCAGGTTCATGAGATCCTGAAGGATGAGGAACGGGCAAATTTCGCGCTTATGAGGGGCTTTTCCGGCATGCCGGACATTCCGACCTTTGATGAGGCATACGGCATGAACGCCCTTGCCATAGCGACCTATCCGATGTACCGCGGCCTTGCAACGCTGGTAGGCATGCATGCTCCTGTCCTGGAAGGTACGGTTGAAGATGAGATTGCATTTCTGAAAGATCAGTATGACAACTACGATTTCTTTTTTCTGCACGTCAAGAAGGTCGACTCGTATGGTGAGGACGGTAATTTTGCCGAAAAGACGAAGAGGATTGAAGAGTTCGATGCACTGCTTCCCCGCATTACGGCACTGAACCCTGATGTCCTTGCCATAACAGGCGATCACTCGACACCTGCCCTTATGAAGGGACATAGCTGGCACCCTGTTCCCATGCTCCTAAAGTCGCCATATGTGCTTGGAGGGCTCTGCTCCTCCTTCTCAGAGCGGGAATGCACAAAAGGAGAATTGGGGATCTTTCCGACAGTTCAGCTTATGTCGTTCATGCTTGCCAATGCATTGCGGCTCAAGAAATTCGGCGCCTAAAAACCGTAATGCGTAATGAGTGATCAGTGAACAGTAAAGACAAGGATATCGCTGTCCCCGACTCATCACTCATCACTCATCACCCATCACTGTCTTTTATCGACACCCACTGTCATCTGGAGATGAAGGAGTTTGATCCTGACCGTGAAGAAGTCATTCAGCGGGCGCGGGAGGCAGGCCTTGAGGCCTTGATCACTATAGGCTCTGACCTTGAAGGAACTCTGGCAGGCGTCAGACTTGCTGAACTGCATGATTTCATCTATTGCGCTGTCGGCATACATCCCCATGAGGCAAAGGACTTTACCGACCAGACCTATTCCCTTCTCAGGGAACTTACGCAAAAAGAGAAGGTGATCGCCATCGGTGAGACAGGCCTCGATTTTCACTATGACCATTCTCCGAGGGACCAGCAGAAAAAAGTCTTCAGGAAGCAGCTTGAACTGGCAAACGAGACAGGTCTGCCGATTATCATTCATAGCCGGGAAGCAGACAAAGACACCCTTGACCTCGTCAGTGAATCGGGTATCAGACATGGGCTATTCCACTGCTTTTCGGGAGATGCTGCCATGGCCGAACAGGTGATGGCATTGGGCCTTTCTATCTCGATCGCAGGGCCGGTAACATTCAAAAAGGCAGTGGGGCTGCAGGAAGTTGCCCGTATGGTGCCTGATGACTACCTTCTGATCGAGACCGATGCACCCTACCTTACACCGGCCCCCTTCCGCGGAAAGCGCAATGAACCTGCCTATATTCTGCACACGGCAAAGAAGATTGCGGAACTGAGAGGCATAAGCCTGCAGGATCTGTCACGCATCACCACCCTGAACGCCAAGAGACTTTTCGCCATTGGCACACTCCCGGAAAAAGGAGAGATAGCATACCAGATTCGGGACAGCCTCTATCTCAATATCACCAACCGCTGCACGAACAAATGCTCCTTCTGCGTAAAGTTCAATTCGGACTTTGTAAAAGGCCATAGGCTGAGCCTCTCCCATGAGCCCTCTGCAGAAGAACTGAAGAAGGAGATTGGTGATCCTTCGCGCTTCAGGGAGATCGTCTTCTGCGGATACGGTGAACCCCTTCAGCGGCTCGATCTAGTGAAACAGATCGCCCGATGGGTCAAAGAGCAGGGCGGGCGCGTCAGGGTCAACACAAACGGCCATGCCAATCTGATCCATAAACGAAATATCATTCCCGAGCTGAAAGGACTTCTTGACAGTGTCTCCATAAGCCTTGATGCCCAGGATACCGATACCTATACCAGGATCTGTAAGCCCTATTTCCCCGGGGCATATCAGGAGGTTCTCAGGTTTATACAGGACGTAAAGGCAGTAGTACCCGACGTTCAGATAACGGTCGTCAACCTGCCTGAAGTTGATCTGAAAAAATGCGAAGAGATTGCAGCAGACCTGGGGGTGCGATTCAGGGTCAGGGAACTTGATGTGGTGGGGTAAAACCGGCCCAGCCGAGAAATGCCTGGACGATTTCAGGGTCAAACTGGGAACCGGAACATCGCTGAATCTCCTTTGCGGCATCCTCTCGTGACCGCTTCGGACGGTAAGGTCTGTCAGAAGTCAGCGCATCAAAGGTGTCCGCAACTGCCAGGATTCTTGCCAACAGCGGGATCTCTGTTTTTTTCAGGCCAAAAATGCTCTTTCTGCCGTCCCAGTGCTCATGATGGTATTTAATACCGAAGATAACTTCCTTAAACTGTTTCATTTCTCCTAAAATTTCTGCGCCTACGCCCGGATGCTTTTTCATCTCTATCCATTCGCTTTCGCTCAGCTCCTCGTTCTTGTTCAGTATCTCTTTCGGGGTGGCTATCTTGCCGATATCATGAAGGAGGGAACATATTTTCAGCTTTTCAAGCGTATCGCCGTCAAGATTGAGGCATCTGCCGATAGAAATGGCATATTCAGTGACCCGCTCCGTATGTCCTGCCGTCCAGTACGATGTAGATTCCAGCGCCTTGACCAGAGACTTTATCGCACCGACAAGCAAGACCTCGAGTTCCGTATAGAGGAACGCATTTTCTATGGCAAGGCCGGCCTGAGAAGTAATAGCCATCAGGAGCTTGGTGTCATGGGAAAAAAACTCCTGGTCCTCCTCTTTGTCAGCCACAACAATGGCGCCTATACTCTTGGCCTTGCCCAAAATAGGGCAGACCATAATGGAACTGATGCCGGGGATATAGTGCCGGTATTCCGAATCAGCAACTTTGCAGAAGGCCGAAGGCTTTTTCGATTCGATCGCGTTCCATATGACCGCATGGTCTCTCGGGAATGTCCTGCAAGGGTCCCAGGTGCCTTTATAGGTCTTGGTAAAGAGGGAATCGTCCTTTTCGTCATGAAATAAAATTGCAGCAGTCTTTACCCCGATGTTTTCAACCGCCTCATGGATCATGTGCTCACAGATATCATCGATACTGAGCGATGAAAATATCCCTGAAACCCTATAGAGGAGAGAGAGCTCCTCATATGCGACGCTGAGTTCCTGAATGGTGGCTGCCAGGTCCTGCTGATAATCAGGCTTTTCCAACAATCTCCTGCACCATCTCAAGAAGGGACCGGGGGCTGAAGGGCTTGGTAATGTAACGGCTCACACCGCACTGGAGGCCTTGTTGTTCATCAGAATCCTGCCCCTTTGCTGTCAGCATAAAAACAGGTATATCCTTCAGTCCAGGATCTGCCTTGATCATCTTGCATAGGTCAATACCGCTCAATTCCGGCATCATCCAGTCGAGGATAATGAGATCAGGCATGTTCTTTTTGATCACCTCAAGGGCATTTTTGCTTTCGCGCAATGTCGTAACATCGATCTTGGCCTTCTTAAGCTTGTCCTCTATCATCATCAAAATGAAGGGTTCGTCATCGATCACAATAACCTTGCTCACACAACCTCCCTGTACGGAATACGCATCGTTATTTTCGTTCCCTCGCCAAGTCTGCTCGTTATGCTCATACTTCCATTATGCATACTCAGAATTTCATGGCAAAGAGCAAGGCCAAGTCCCGTACCTTTTACCCTGTCACCGTGTCTGCCGCGGTAAAACCGCTCGGTAAGATGGGAGATATCCTCATCAGGAATGCCCCATCCATTATCGGCTATGCTGATCTCGAGCATGGCATCATGTATCTTCGCGGACACTTCTATAATACACCCTTTGTCAGAGAATGTTAACGCGTTATCAATGAAGTTTATCAGGAGTTGTTTCATCTTCTCCTCGTCAGCGACAACAGTCCTGATGTCCCCAATATCGAAGGTAAGAACCGCATTTTTGCTCAGCAGCATCGGACTAAAGGTGTCGGCAATACCATGCATGAGTTCGGGGAGATTGATGCTGCTGAATTTCAGCGTTTCTTTCCCGCTCTCGATCCTGGCGATGCTCAACAGTTCCGTAACCATTTTTGAAAGCCTGACCCCCTCATCACGTACGGTGCTGAGATATTTATTCACCTTATCTGCCTCCACATCCCCGTGCAGCAGCATCTCGGTCAGGCCCACAATCGCCGTAAGAGGTGTTCTGAATTCATGGGAGACAGAACGTATCAGTTCCGTCTTCATCCTGTCGAGTTCTCTTTCCCGGCTCACATCACGCACCAGATTCACAATTCCTGTAACGGCTCCGTTTCTGTCTAGAATAGGCGAGCTCGTGATCGTAACAGGCACGGTATTTCCATAACGCGTCGTCACGGTAGAGGACCGCATCGTCGAGATGCCCTGCTTTGCATCTTCAACACTTTCGCCAAGGAGCAGGCGGAAGGATATGTTTTCATCACTGAACCTGAACACCTCGCAGACCGGCAGGCTGATCGCACGCTCCGGACTGATGCCGGTCATCCTCTCAAAGGCCTGGTTTACCGATATGATACGACCTTCCATATCAACGGTTATAATGCCCTCCTGCACACTCTGCAGAATCGTGTCGGCGAGTTCTTTTACCTTGCCGGCGCGGGCATAATACTCTGACCGCTCGATCGCAACGGAGATCATATTGGAAATGATCTCCATAAAGCGGAGATCCTCCTCCCTGAATTCCCTGTGCAGCGAGTAGTAGAGAGCGCAGACCCCGACAGGCTTTTCTCCCATGAACATCGGCACGGCCACCGCAGACTGATAGGAGGAGACCTCAGGAGAGACATAAAACTTTTCCTCTGACCGGATATTGCTCACGACTGCCGGGTGCCTCTTGGTGAGGGCATATTTCTCAATAGAGGTTACATCTGCGAGGTATATGGCCGATCCTTCCGTCCCTCTTGTTTCTGTCGCAAATCTCAGCAGGAGGTTGTCAGAGGAGTCATTTGACAGCATCCAGACAAAATCCGCTCTGAAGATCTGCTTCATAAGGCCAAGCACCTGGATCATGCTATCCTCGATATCAACGGCAGCCCCAAGCCGGGTTGATATCTGCAGAAGCTGCTGGTGCTCGTCAGCCCATCTGCTTCTCTGCTGTTCAAAAAGAGAGCGCATCCGCTCATAGAGTCGGATATTCTCAAGCGCCATGCCGGTCATTTCACCTATGGCTGACAAAATATTCTCCTCTTCGACCGTAAAGAGGTGAGTGTTAAAGCTGAAAAGGCAGAAAACACCGATAATCCTCTCCTTGCCCTTGACCGGGATACAGCAGTAGCCTCTCATGCCGGAGTGTTTCATGATCGAGCGCTCTATTCTCGGATCCTTGGATATATCCGACGTGGTCACGACCTGACCGCTAACCGCCACTTTTCCGGGGATATCGTCGCCGAGCCTTATTCTGCCGATCATCTTCACATAATCCTCTGATATGCCCTTATGATACTGGCAGGTCAACTCTTTGGCGGCCTCGTCAAGAAAAAAGATGCCGCCGCCGTCCATGGCGAGCATCTCGATCATTTTATCAAGGACCTTGGTAAATATCTCATCCGGCTTGAGCGACCGGTTGAGAATACTGGAAATACTGTTGAGCGCAGTCAGTTCCTTGTTCTTCTGAACGATCTGTTCCTCACTTTTCATCCTGTCCGTAATATCACTCAGGAGTTCTATCACATGAAGGACCTTGCCGGAAGGGTCGGTGACCGGGCTCGCGATGATTTCATGATAGGTCCTGAGGCCGTCCGGCGTAACATGCTGGTGAACCGCCCTGTGGGTCTTCCCCGTGGCGAAAACGATCTGGGTGGGGCATTCAAAGCCATCCGTCCAGCAGGGCACCGATGAGCCGTGAAGGGCATGGTGGCAGAGCTCTCCGGTAAGGTCACGCTCAGCACGTATCACGGAGACTCTGTTTGCCATGACAATGCGGAAACTCCTGTCGATCACGACTATCTCGTCGGGAATGCTGTTCATGATCGTCTCGAAATAATCAAGAGACTGCTGGAGGTCATTGCGCAGACTGATCTGCTCCCTGAAATCCTTAAGAACACCTATCTTGGCAACAATCCGGTCGCCCGAGTAGACCGGAGAGCCGCTTATCAGAACAGGCATCTGCACGCCGGCCTTCGAAAGAATACTGATCTCATAAATGGACGATTTTCCGGTGTTCCGTCTTTCTTCACTCTGCTTCCTCAGAATCACAGCGTTTCTGTCATCAACGAAATCATACGCCGGGGCGCCGATGACATCTTCCCGTGTATAGCCAAAGAGATGCGTAAAAGCCTGGTTGATATCAATGATCCTGTCTTCGTCGTCGACCACCCACAGGGGATCGAGCATGGCGCTGATATACAGGTCTTTTTTGCCCAACTCCTGCGTTTTGACTTTGAGCGCCTCTGCCATAGCGTTAAAGGTACGCGTCACCTCGCCAAGTTCGTCGTCAGCAAGCACCGACAGCCTGACATCAAAATTGCCGTCCTTCATCGCCTGCGACCCGTCACGGAGGTTCCGGATTGAGATAAGCATTTTTCTGAGAAAGAAAAACGAAAGGATAAAGGCCAGAACCAGGATATAAAAGATAAAGGACAGCATCTGCTCGATAAGTTTTGAAGTAAATTCTCTGTGCATGAGGCTGTATTCATGGGACTTGGTCTGCTCCAGGGCTTCTTCCTTCTCGATCATCTTCTGTGTCTGGCTTATGACGGAAAGTGAAAAGGGGACCACAATCAAAAGGGCGAAGATAATGAGTACGGCAATAAAACGGTAAATGATCCGTGTCCTGAACATCAGACAATATTCCTGAAAAGGTAGATTACGATAAGAACAGCGCTCCAAACAGCAAAAATCACACCGAGCGGCGTCATACCCTCCTCGATAATCGCGTCAAAATCGACAGAGAACCCTATTGCAGCAAGCCCGGCAGAAAAGCAAGATGTGCCTATGGTACTGGCAGTCTCCTGAAGCTGCCGGATTGCTGGAACCATATTGATCAGAACGGAAAGAGAGATAAAAATAATAACGAACCATGGTATGCTGATCTGTTTATTCAACCTGTACTGCCTGAGGACAAGACCGGGAACCAGAAACAGAAGAAACGCAACGCGTATAAGCTTGATCTGCAGAGCGCTTTCGAGGGATTCAGTGCCGACATGAGAGGCGGCGACTCTGACCTGGCCAATCATCGGCAGCGTTGTGCCCGCAAAGAAATTATAAT
Proteins encoded in this region:
- a CDS encoding YchF/TatD family DNA exonuclease; translation: MKEFDPDREEVIQRAREAGLEALITIGSDLEGTLAGVRLAELHDFIYCAVGIHPHEAKDFTDQTYSLLRELTQKEKVIAIGETGLDFHYDHSPRDQQKKVFRKQLELANETGLPIIIHSREADKDTLDLVSESGIRHGLFHCFSGDAAMAEQVMALGLSISIAGPVTFKKAVGLQEVARMVPDDYLLIETDAPYLTPAPFRGKRNEPAYILHTAKKIAELRGISLQDLSRITTLNAKRLFAIGTLPEKGEIAYQIRDSLYLNITNRCTNKCSFCVKFNSDFVKGHRLSLSHEPSAEELKKEIGDPSRFREIVFCGYGEPLQRLDLVKQIARWVKEQGGRVRVNTNGHANLIHKRNIIPELKGLLDSVSISLDAQDTDTYTRICKPYFPGAYQEVLRFIQDVKAVVPDVQITVVNLPEVDLKKCEEIAADLGVRFRVRELDVVG
- a CDS encoding HD domain-containing protein, encoding MEKPDYQQDLAATIQELSVAYEELSLLYRVSGIFSSLSIDDICEHMIHEAVENIGVKTAAILFHDEKDDSLFTKTYKGTWDPCRTFPRDHAVIWNAIESKKPSAFCKVADSEYRHYIPGISSIMVCPILGKAKSIGAIVVADKEEDQEFFSHDTKLLMAITSQAGLAIENAFLYTELEVLLVGAIKSLVKALESTSYWTAGHTERVTEYAISIGRCLNLDGDTLEKLKICSLLHDIGKIATPKEILNKNEELSESEWIEMKKHPGVGAEILGEMKQFKEVIFGIKYHHEHWDGRKSIFGLKKTEIPLLARILAVADTFDALTSDRPYRPKRSREDAAKEIQRCSGSQFDPEIVQAFLGWAGFTPPHQVP
- a CDS encoding response regulator, translated to MSKVIVIDDEPFILMMIEDKLKKAKIDVTTLRESKNALEVIKKNMPDLIILDWMMPELSGIDLCKMIKADPGLKDIPVFMLTAKGQDSDEQQGLQCGVSRYITKPFSPRSLLEMVQEIVGKA
- a CDS encoding PAS domain S-box protein; translated protein: MFRTRIIYRFIAVLIIFALLIVVPFSLSVISQTQKMIEKEEALEQTKSHEYSLMHREFTSKLIEQMLSFIFYILVLAFILSFFFLRKMLISIRNLRDGSQAMKDGNFDVRLSVLADDELGEVTRTFNAMAEALKVKTQELGKKDLYISAMLDPLWVVDDEDRIIDINQAFTHLFGYTREDVIGAPAYDFVDDRNAVILRKQSEERRNTGKSSIYEISILSKAGVQMPVLISGSPVYSGDRIVAKIGVLKDFREQISLRNDLQQSLDYFETIMNSIPDEIVVIDRSFRIVMANRVSVIRAERDLTGELCHHALHGSSVPCWTDGFECPTQIVFATGKTHRAVHQHVTPDGLRTYHEIIASPVTDPSGKVLHVIELLSDITDRMKSEEQIVQKNKELTALNSISSILNRSLKPDEIFTKVLDKMIEMLAMDGGGIFFLDEAAKELTCQYHKGISEDYVKMIGRIRLGDDIPGKVAVSGQVVTTSDISKDPRIERSIMKHSGMRGYCCIPVKGKERIIGVFCLFSFNTHLFTVEEENILSAIGEMTGMALENIRLYERMRSLFEQQRSRWADEHQQLLQISTRLGAAVDIEDSMIQVLGLMKQIFRADFVWMLSNDSSDNLLLRFATETRGTEGSAIYLADVTSIEKYALTKRHPAVVSNIRSEEKFYVSPEVSSYQSAVAVPMFMGEKPVGVCALYYSLHREFREEDLRFMEIISNMISVAIERSEYYARAGKVKELADTILQSVQEGIITVDMEGRIISVNQAFERMTGISPERAISLPVCEVFRFSDENISFRLLLGESVEDAKQGISTMRSSTVTTRYGNTVPVTITSSPILDRNGAVTGIVNLVRDVSRERELDRMKTELIRSVSHEFRTPLTAIVGLTEMLLHGDVEADKVNKYLSTVRDEGVRLSKMVTELLSIARIESGKETLKFSSINLPELMHGIADTFSPMLLSKNAVLTFDIGDIRTVVADEEKMKQLLINFIDNALTFSDKGCIIEVSAKIHDAMLEISIADNGWGIPDEDISHLTERFYRGRHGDRVKGTGLGLALCHEILSMHNGSMSITSRLGEGTKITMRIPYREVV
- a CDS encoding putative sulfate exporter family transporter, which translates into the protein MNVRTYMPGFLVIVVIASFSLYISSLHASFDALVISIIIGMLLGNSVGNRDYFGSGLNIGVKALLPIGIALYGMQLSISGIRPGLAFSIVLVFCLLFIFTFILARVFRLNNSISLLLASGLSICGMIFYPLIYDFFPISTDDYNFFAGTTLPMIGQVRVAASHVGTESLESALQIKLIRVAFLLFLVPGLVLRQYRLNKQISIPWFVIIFISLSVLINMVPAIRQLQETASTIGTSCFSAGLAAIGFSVDFDAIIEEGMTPLGVIFAVWSAVLIVIYLFRNIV